Proteins from one Thiovulum sp. ES genomic window:
- a CDS encoding Flagellar biosynthesis protein FliK (PFAM: Flagellar hook-length control protein FliK) — protein sequence MLEKILSSESVKSTSQSGKSTKAIESESSQFSKILASIDESAGIKGESKISKDAIFDNLQELFQDDKEFLKESFQFLKGDEKLATETSSKQNVVFGLNFGGGVEPKSDQDFLVVINKAKEFLKTELLKQGTKGEEIPQTLRGLSQLAESKGIKLKDIKFDLNSESVKQGGVQIQSEANSLKAVVSQHSTSELLQRNNNRAIKRTNFTDQIPENLSATKTSGTAETQKFDLASILSGKALETKETPQNEKSSLNLSAGNKSLSDILKIDEVADQKVEVPTKSLAMAEKVGKSLSMTPEFVSSLFTKEEMKDILGTATETVSETGFGEISEESAISSVEKGRVQLKIGEAQIMSRHLATNLQQQVENYKHPFQKMSLTLNPERLGEIEVDIFKRGNSVKISLSGNAQTMGILSANQLELRTQLVNVGLENASFKFNEDGSNGQSQYREQKQEQEVDEELKALFEIDVEEIAS from the coding sequence ATGTTAGAGAAAATATTATCTTCCGAAAGTGTAAAATCCACCTCCCAAAGTGGAAAAAGCACGAAAGCAATAGAGAGCGAAAGTTCGCAATTCTCCAAAATCCTAGCATCAATTGATGAGAGTGCAGGAATAAAAGGAGAGAGTAAAATATCCAAAGATGCAATTTTTGATAATTTGCAGGAACTATTTCAAGACGATAAAGAGTTTTTAAAAGAGAGTTTCCAATTTTTAAAAGGCGATGAAAAATTAGCCACAGAGACCTCATCGAAACAGAATGTTGTTTTTGGATTAAATTTTGGTGGTGGAGTTGAGCCAAAAAGCGACCAAGATTTTTTAGTCGTTATTAATAAAGCAAAAGAATTTTTAAAAACAGAATTATTAAAACAGGGTACAAAAGGCGAGGAGATTCCGCAAACTCTTCGAGGTCTTTCTCAACTTGCTGAAAGTAAAGGTATTAAATTAAAAGATATAAAATTTGATTTGAATTCTGAAAGTGTGAAACAGGGTGGTGTTCAAATTCAGAGTGAGGCAAATTCATTAAAAGCGGTTGTGAGCCAACACTCAACTTCCGAACTTTTACAGCGAAACAATAATCGAGCAATTAAGCGAACAAATTTCACAGACCAAATTCCTGAAAATTTATCGGCAACTAAAACAAGTGGAACTGCTGAAACTCAAAAGTTTGATTTGGCTTCTATTCTTTCAGGAAAAGCTCTTGAGACAAAAGAGACTCCACAAAATGAAAAATCATCTTTAAACCTTTCAGCAGGAAATAAATCGCTGTCAGACATTTTAAAAATCGATGAGGTCGCTGACCAAAAAGTTGAAGTTCCAACAAAAAGTTTAGCTATGGCTGAAAAAGTTGGAAAATCTCTCTCCATGACTCCTGAATTTGTAAGTTCGCTTTTCACAAAAGAGGAGATGAAAGATATTCTTGGAACAGCAACCGAAACAGTTTCAGAAACTGGATTTGGTGAAATTTCTGAAGAGAGTGCAATTTCTAGTGTTGAAAAAGGTCGAGTTCAATTGAAAATTGGTGAAGCTCAAATTATGAGTCGGCATCTTGCGACAAATTTACAGCAACAAGTTGAAAACTACAAACACCCTTTCCAAAAAATGAGTCTCACTTTAAATCCTGAGCGACTCGGTGAAATTGAAGTTGATATTTTTAAAAGAGGAAATAGTGTGAAAATTTCTCTCTCTGGAAATGCTCAAACAATGGGAATTCTTTCGGCAAATCAACTTGAATTGAGAACTCAGCTTGTAAATGTTGGACTCGAAAATGCTAGTTTCAAATTTAATGAAGATGGTAGTAATGGTCAGTCTCAATATCGAGAACAGAAACAAGAGCAAGAGGTTGATGAAGAGCTAAAAGCACTTTTTGAAATTGATGTAGAAGAGATCGCTTCATAA
- a CDS encoding putative integral membrane protein (PFAM: YGGT family), whose amino-acid sequence MVVFAILLESIASIIGGVMFAYMLVVIAGAVLTWVNIDPYNPIMQVVKRLTEPVYAYIRAIIPTTFSGIDFAPIILLIAIQFVQTFIVQVLYHLASGFRG is encoded by the coding sequence TTGGTAGTTTTTGCAATTCTACTAGAGTCAATCGCATCAATTATTGGTGGGGTGATGTTTGCTTATATGCTAGTTGTAATTGCGGGGGCTGTTTTGACTTGGGTCAATATTGACCCCTACAATCCAATTATGCAAGTTGTAAAAAGATTGACAGAACCAGTTTATGCATATATTCGAGCAATCATTCCAACTACTTTTAGTGGGATAGATTTTGCACCAATTATTCTGCTTATTGCAATCCAATTTGTGCAAACCTTTATTGTTCAAGTTCTCTATCACTTAGCAAGTGGATTTCGTGGGTAA
- a CDS encoding Holliday junction DNA helicase, RuvA subunit (PFAM: RuvA, C-terminal domain; RuvA N terminal domain~TIGRFAM: Holliday junction DNA helicase, RuvA subunit): MIVGLEGVVRSVFPNSLQVNVNGLIYEVFTSIFDSDEVEENQKIYLYVHQIIRENSIELFGFLQKSREDIFKELIKISGVGGKVALAILSTLSESELLRIIETGDEKSLTKVPKIGLKSAKKILTELTFMKEKLNLSGSSENSEKNLALDALLELGFARNNILKAVENLSGTHQQIIKDALKTLSR; encoded by the coding sequence TTGATAGTTGGACTTGAAGGAGTTGTTCGGTCTGTTTTTCCAAACTCTCTCCAAGTAAATGTAAATGGTCTTATCTACGAGGTTTTTACTTCAATTTTTGATAGTGATGAGGTCGAGGAAAATCAGAAAATATATCTCTATGTTCATCAAATTATTCGTGAAAATAGTATAGAGCTTTTTGGTTTTCTTCAAAAAAGTCGTGAAGATATTTTTAAAGAACTTATTAAAATTTCTGGAGTTGGTGGAAAAGTTGCTCTTGCAATTCTTTCGACTCTTTCAGAGAGCGAACTTCTTAGAATTATTGAGACTGGAGACGAAAAGAGTTTAACAAAAGTTCCAAAAATCGGACTGAAAAGTGCAAAAAAGATTTTAACGGAATTGACTTTTATGAAAGAAAAACTAAATCTATCTGGAAGTTCTGAGAATTCTGAAAAAAATCTAGCACTCGATGCACTGCTAGAACTCGGATTTGCACGAAATAATATTTTAAAAGCTGTTGAAAATCTTTCAGGAACTCACCAGCAGATTATCAAAGATGCTTTAAAAACTCTTTCCCGTTAA
- a CDS encoding putative polymerase with PALM domain, HD hydrolase domain and Zn ribbon (PFAM: Protein of unknown function (DUF342)), with product MAKKNLSDFVEDIVTETSDVTKYLNSVAKEYSTKPERLDFSIQAVRTFELNNGINDSDWVELDGGLLKRLDKDEQFANDQIDYRQMYKIRIYPKDDYDDPFKNSVTHLVADPKFVHVKFLIEKGSEFNYANTLERDMIEFINKKKIMNGIMINLRESDFRNKIKDFVEQGVAVIPEDISFKVANGVELIPEVNDRLDFVYREEFDKRKKDDEGKIDHSKRGFIIAVKEGELLIRYTKPLNGKAGRDTRGRIIKAKKPIAEHKPEFRTSSNIKVVDSEKTFEYFAKKDGNVIFNKEKEEYDIEDRVETGSLSFKGSGSVDAGLDRDVTIDVTETDAQKDAVGMGVRVTVSTLNIDGNTGENSVVIANSATINGQTNRSSKIIAKEANIAIHKGLVKAEIAKIKRLEAGVVEAEVAEIQDAVGGIIRAREIKIGNMHSHLKIYSSKTVEIRNIVGSENLIVVDLEGYKDGVNELEETRSELEETNQSIEKLQRVLKDDLEKVMETRKAFTHATKRMKKFQEHDVEPPKTLSEYMSKTQEFLENYKEMKDELKEKKDEIEVLEEKLESLKGAIFEAEVTVHDSWKGYNRIQFKLVNPKKMLEKLVHEGDRIANFKIEKVKFEDNQYQIITKTLDEIQD from the coding sequence ATGGCGAAGAAAAATCTTTCTGATTTTGTTGAAGATATTGTTACTGAAACAAGTGATGTTACAAAATATCTTAACAGTGTTGCAAAAGAGTATTCCACAAAACCTGAGCGACTAGACTTTAGTATCCAAGCTGTCAGGACTTTTGAGTTAAACAATGGAATAAATGATAGTGATTGGGTCGAACTTGATGGTGGTCTCTTAAAACGGCTTGATAAAGATGAACAGTTTGCTAACGATCAAATTGACTATCGACAAATGTATAAAATTCGGATTTATCCAAAAGATGATTACGATGATCCATTTAAAAACAGTGTTACACATCTTGTTGCTGATCCAAAATTTGTTCATGTTAAGTTTTTGATTGAAAAAGGTTCTGAATTTAATTATGCAAATACTCTTGAAAGAGACATGATTGAATTTATAAATAAAAAGAAAATTATGAATGGCATCATGATCAATTTACGAGAGAGTGATTTTAGAAACAAAATTAAAGATTTTGTAGAACAAGGAGTTGCTGTTATTCCAGAAGATATTTCTTTTAAAGTTGCAAACGGAGTTGAATTAATTCCTGAAGTCAATGATAGGCTTGATTTTGTATATCGAGAAGAATTTGATAAACGAAAGAAAGATGATGAAGGAAAAATAGATCACTCGAAAAGAGGTTTTATCATCGCCGTAAAAGAGGGTGAATTACTTATTCGATACACAAAACCACTTAACGGAAAAGCTGGTCGAGATACTCGAGGTCGAATTATCAAAGCGAAAAAACCTATCGCTGAACACAAACCAGAATTCCGAACTTCTTCAAATATAAAAGTTGTTGATTCCGAAAAAACATTTGAATACTTTGCAAAAAAAGATGGAAATGTAATTTTCAACAAAGAGAAAGAAGAGTATGACATCGAAGATCGTGTTGAAACAGGAAGTCTCTCTTTTAAAGGTTCTGGTAGTGTTGATGCAGGACTTGATAGAGATGTAACAATTGATGTTACAGAAACAGATGCACAAAAAGATGCTGTTGGAATGGGAGTTCGTGTTACAGTTTCAACTCTAAATATTGATGGAAATACTGGTGAAAATTCTGTTGTAATAGCAAACTCTGCAACAATTAACGGGCAAACAAATCGTTCTAGTAAAATCATTGCAAAAGAGGCAAATATTGCTATTCACAAAGGTTTGGTAAAAGCAGAAATTGCAAAGATCAAAAGATTGGAAGCAGGTGTTGTTGAAGCAGAAGTTGCTGAAATTCAAGATGCTGTTGGCGGAATTATTCGAGCAAGAGAGATCAAGATTGGAAACATGCACTCTCACCTTAAAATTTACAGTAGCAAAACCGTTGAAATTAGAAATATTGTTGGTTCTGAAAACCTCATCGTTGTTGATTTAGAAGGTTATAAAGATGGTGTAAATGAACTTGAAGAGACAAGAAGTGAGCTTGAAGAGACAAATCAAAGTATTGAGAAATTGCAGAGAGTTCTCAAAGATGATTTGGAAAAAGTTATGGAGACTCGAAAAGCATTTACACATGCCACAAAGAGAATGAAAAAATTTCAAGAACACGATGTAGAACCGCCAAAAACTCTCTCGGAATATATGAGTAAAACTCAAGAATTTCTCGAAAATTACAAAGAGATGAAAGATGAGTTAAAAGAGAAAAAAGATGAAATTGAAGTTCTTGAAGAGAAACTTGAGAGTCTAAAAGGTGCGATTTTTGAAGCGGAAGTTACTGTTCATGATTCTTGGAAAGGTTACAACAGAATTCAATTTAAACTTGTAAATCCTAAAAAGATGCTTGAAAAACTTGTTCATGAGGGCGACAGAATTGCAAACTTTAAAATCGAAAAAGTTAAATTTGAAGATAACCAGTATCAAATCATCACAAAAACTCTTGATGAGATACAAGATTGA
- a CDS encoding periplasmic protein involved in polysaccharide export (PFAM: SLBB-domain like (DUF1017); Polysaccharide biosynthesis/export protein; SLBB domain), translated as MKKILLFTIFTVSLFSFTIDEISAYGSPEELQEKLASMKNSDEVEKFEKQEIENKIVSEETVSLEKNITLSEENKIETKNSSSMKNFVFKYKNDNEVVRERDEKQIKQKDEELKRFGDSFFANQNSANLDTIPIPDHYRINKNDVFSIWVYGAKSLNLELKVDRNGNLNLDGIGAFYVKNMRFDEVKNNLKNKLEKTYKNSKASINIVQTTPIQITVAGEVQNGGIYNIPAFSSIKDALVIVGGISENGSLRNIKLLPNGNKKMARSFDFYKLMLDGDKLDAEYPLQNGDVILVGKSEKSISIVGEVQKSGIFELQKDENLQKLLSLCGGISPTGNDKIAKLSRLENNKRVVKEIDLNENLRLQNGDLITVFPINLNQSETIYIYGNVLRNGERGFYNGLQLSQVLQSEKNNFLKNTEVNFAILKRHNRESFSDEMIPFSISEVLENSFDLELQHGDEIYIFNKAELKESPYIYVSGKVVSESGRFQFFKNMKLGDLKKFIKFKSEIFQDGKRTRISLSNEVKVSRNLRENVEILFLDIQEDTNFELQPFDEIVFFDKLEREKPKTASIFGQVLNSGTFQIDENTDINKLIKMAKGLKQEAYFEKFEVVRYWVEDGERKYKVIEKSLSEAMEENFQIQEYDEVSIFRIPNWLDKETVKISGEVRFPGEYVINKGDTLQTLIDRAGGFLPTAFFRGAVFTRNSIKNLQKKQLESSVRKLKNDSLYLLSQPKSVGESEGEKLGILKVIDSLVAEMRDFEPNGRVSIDIENERNFLLENGDSLHIPTKIETVSVIGEVLNPNTFFFENQTEIEYYLDKSGGLNHKADIDNIYIVHPNGEAQKYETGFLFGFGSEVETGDIIVVPLKIETSSYTNIAKDVTQILYQLAITAVSLKTVGIF; from the coding sequence ATGAAAAAAATTCTACTCTTTACAATTTTTACAGTTTCACTTTTCTCTTTTACAATTGATGAAATTTCGGCATATGGTTCGCCAGAAGAGTTGCAAGAAAAATTAGCTTCTATGAAAAATAGCGATGAGGTCGAGAAGTTTGAAAAACAGGAAATTGAAAATAAAATAGTTTCTGAAGAGACTGTTTCACTTGAAAAAAATATCACTCTTTCTGAAGAAAATAAAATTGAGACAAAAAATTCTTCAAGTATGAAAAATTTTGTGTTTAAATATAAAAACGATAATGAAGTTGTTCGAGAAAGAGATGAAAAGCAAATTAAACAAAAAGATGAAGAGTTAAAAAGATTTGGAGATAGTTTTTTTGCAAATCAAAATAGTGCAAATTTAGACACGATACCGATTCCTGATCATTACAGAATCAATAAAAATGATGTTTTTTCAATTTGGGTTTATGGTGCTAAAAGTTTAAATTTAGAACTCAAAGTCGATCGAAATGGAAATTTAAATCTTGATGGAATTGGAGCTTTTTATGTCAAAAATATGAGATTTGATGAAGTAAAAAATAATTTAAAAAACAAACTTGAAAAAACTTACAAAAACTCAAAAGCAAGTATAAATATTGTTCAAACAACTCCAATTCAAATCACTGTCGCGGGAGAAGTTCAAAATGGAGGAATTTACAATATCCCTGCTTTCTCTTCAATCAAAGATGCTCTTGTTATTGTTGGTGGAATTTCTGAAAATGGCTCTTTGCGAAATATAAAACTACTTCCAAATGGAAATAAAAAAATGGCGAGGAGTTTTGACTTCTATAAACTTATGCTTGATGGAGATAAGTTAGATGCAGAGTATCCCCTGCAAAATGGCGATGTTATTCTTGTTGGAAAATCTGAAAAGTCTATTTCAATAGTTGGAGAAGTTCAAAAAAGTGGAATTTTTGAATTACAAAAAGATGAAAACCTACAAAAATTGCTCTCACTTTGTGGCGGAATTTCACCAACAGGAAATGACAAAATTGCAAAACTTTCTCGACTTGAAAATAATAAAAGAGTTGTAAAAGAGATTGATTTAAATGAAAATTTGAGATTACAAAACGGCGACCTCATCACGGTTTTTCCTATAAATTTAAATCAGAGCGAAACAATTTATATTTACGGAAATGTTTTGAGAAATGGGGAGCGAGGATTTTATAACGGTTTGCAACTTTCTCAAGTTTTACAAAGTGAAAAAAACAATTTCTTAAAAAATACAGAAGTTAATTTTGCAATTCTCAAGCGACATAATCGAGAAAGTTTTTCAGACGAAATGATTCCTTTTTCAATTTCCGAAGTTTTGGAAAATAGTTTTGATTTGGAATTACAACACGGCGACGAAATTTATATTTTCAATAAGGCAGAATTGAAAGAGTCTCCGTATATTTATGTCTCAGGAAAAGTAGTTTCAGAAAGTGGTCGTTTTCAGTTTTTCAAAAATATGAAACTTGGCGACCTAAAAAAATTCATAAAATTCAAATCTGAAATTTTTCAAGATGGAAAACGAACCAGAATTTCTCTTTCAAATGAAGTTAAAGTTTCGCGAAATCTTCGGGAAAATGTTGAAATTCTTTTTTTAGATATTCAAGAAGATACGAATTTTGAATTACAGCCTTTTGATGAAATCGTATTTTTTGACAAACTTGAACGGGAAAAACCTAAAACGGCTTCTATTTTTGGACAAGTTTTAAATTCAGGCACATTTCAAATTGATGAAAATACTGACATAAACAAACTAATCAAAATGGCAAAAGGTCTTAAACAAGAGGCATATTTTGAAAAATTTGAAGTTGTCAGATATTGGGTTGAAGATGGGGAACGAAAATATAAAGTGATTGAAAAATCTCTATCTGAAGCGATGGAAGAAAATTTTCAAATTCAAGAGTATGATGAGGTCTCTATTTTTAGAATTCCAAATTGGCTTGATAAGGAGACTGTAAAAATTTCTGGAGAAGTTCGATTTCCTGGAGAATATGTCATAAATAAAGGCGATACTTTACAGACCCTAATTGATAGAGCTGGAGGATTTTTGCCAACTGCTTTTTTCCGTGGAGCTGTTTTTACAAGAAATTCCATTAAAAATTTACAAAAAAAACAACTTGAAAGTAGTGTTAGAAAATTAAAAAACGATTCTCTCTATTTACTTTCTCAGCCAAAATCAGTAGGTGAAAGCGAAGGCGAAAAATTAGGAATCTTAAAAGTAATAGATTCTCTTGTTGCAGAAATGAGAGATTTTGAACCAAACGGTCGTGTTTCTATTGATATTGAAAATGAACGAAATTTTTTACTTGAAAATGGAGACTCTTTACATATTCCTACAAAAATAGAGACTGTTTCTGTAATTGGTGAAGTTTTAAATCCAAACACTTTCTTCTTTGAAAATCAAACAGAAATTGAATATTACTTAGACAAATCTGGAGGATTAAATCACAAAGCGGATATTGATAATATTTATATCGTTCATCCAAACGGTGAAGCACAAAAATATGAAACAGGTTTTCTTTTTGGATTTGGTTCAGAGGTTGAGACAGGAGATATAATTGTTGTTCCGCTAAAAATTGAAACCTCATCATATACAAATATAGCAAAAGATGTTACTCAAATTCTATATCAATTAGCAATTACAGCAGTATCGTTAAAAACGGTAGGAATTTTCTAA
- a CDS encoding MiaB-like tRNA modifying enzyme (PFAM: Radical SAM superfamily; Uncharacterized protein family UPF0004~TIGRFAM: MiaB-like tRNA modifying enzyme; radical SAM methylthiotransferase, MiaB/RimO family): MSQNLGDFQQVSEIENAQFIVVNSCTVTNSADSNVRQFVRKTKRDFPKSKIIFTGCGVKNLGKNLLENGEVDSLFGSSEKENISGILQKESFSEIGNLEFFDKTVVTNFFGRTRAFVKIQEGCNFSCSYCIIPSVRGKSRSYNENHILNQVQKIAQNGFKEVVLTGTNIGSFGDGRNSLAKLLKNISRVSGIERIRLGSVEPSQIGEEFFEILDEPWFGKYLHIALQHTDDKMLKIMNRRNRLQKDLALFQELSQKGFALGTDFIVGHGGETDQIFENAFQNLNKFPLTHIHLFRYSRRDGTPSAKMKLIDSKVVKERFEKVENLIAEKSEKFKKEHSKNLKILIEEKVGENEYRGFDQFFFDRKIRSEKELIGKFCKM; encoded by the coding sequence ATGAGTCAAAATTTAGGAGATTTCCAGCAAGTATCCGAAATAGAAAATGCCCAATTTATAGTTGTAAATTCATGCACAGTTACAAATAGTGCCGACTCAAATGTTCGTCAATTTGTCCGAAAGACTAAACGGGATTTTCCAAAATCTAAAATTATTTTTACTGGCTGTGGAGTTAAAAATTTAGGGAAAAATCTGCTTGAAAATGGTGAAGTTGATTCGCTCTTTGGATCTTCTGAAAAAGAGAATATTTCAGGAATTCTACAAAAAGAGAGTTTTTCAGAGATTGGAAATTTGGAATTTTTTGACAAGACAGTTGTTACAAACTTTTTTGGTCGGACTCGTGCATTTGTAAAAATTCAAGAGGGCTGTAACTTTTCCTGTTCCTACTGCATAATTCCATCAGTCCGTGGAAAATCGAGAAGTTACAATGAAAATCACATTTTAAATCAAGTTCAAAAAATTGCACAAAATGGATTTAAAGAGGTTGTTTTAACAGGGACAAATATTGGTAGTTTTGGCGATGGGCGAAACTCTCTTGCGAAACTTTTAAAAAATATTTCAAGAGTTTCAGGAATTGAGAGAATAAGACTCGGAAGTGTAGAGCCATCTCAAATTGGAGAAGAGTTTTTTGAAATCTTAGACGAACCTTGGTTTGGGAAATATCTTCATATCGCTTTACAACACACAGATGACAAAATGTTAAAAATTATGAACCGACGGAATAGACTTCAGAAAGACTTGGCACTTTTTCAAGAATTATCTCAAAAAGGTTTTGCACTTGGAACTGATTTTATTGTTGGACACGGTGGAGAAACAGATCAGATTTTTGAGAATGCTTTTCAAAATTTGAACAAATTTCCACTAACTCACATTCACCTTTTTAGATACAGCAGACGAGATGGAACACCTTCAGCAAAAATGAAATTGATTGATTCAAAAGTTGTAAAAGAGCGATTTGAAAAAGTTGAGAACCTCATCGCGGAAAAATCAGAAAAATTTAAAAAAGAGCATAGCAAAAATTTGAAAATTCTAATCGAAGAGAAAGTTGGAGAAAATGAGTATCGTGGATTTGATCAGTTCTTTTTTGACCGAAAAATTAGAAGCGAAAAAGAGTTAATTGGCAAATTTTGTAAAATGTGA
- a CDS encoding Cytochrome c peroxidase MauG (PFAM: Cytochrome c; Di-haem cytochrome c peroxidase): MRQFSLISSAVALTIFSGCFGGEKDCDCEEKQPQNIEKETKTVEKSSEPLMEKAKANGLKALPETEKEVLALVENPNNKFNDAKIELGKKLYFEPRISKSNLISCNTCHNLATGGVDGVAAAIGHGWTANPHHLNSPTVYNAVFADRQFWDGRDPDLEKQAQGPILAGPEMASTVEIVVDTIKSMPEYVAEFESAFGSSEVTYEKATAAIGAFERTLVTRTRLDDYLNGDATALTGEEKKGLETFIDKGCVSCHNGYALGGSMQPFPAIGKFKYADLGDFAGDTNGMVKTPTLRNILETAPYFHNGATFDISETVKIMAETQLGTELSGDEVSSIVAFFGALEGEKMEVTYPILPASTATTPKPDVK, translated from the coding sequence ATGAGACAATTTTCGTTAATTAGTTCAGCGGTAGCTTTAACAATTTTTTCAGGTTGCTTTGGCGGTGAAAAAGATTGTGATTGCGAAGAAAAACAGCCACAAAATATTGAAAAAGAGACAAAAACAGTTGAAAAATCTTCTGAGCCTCTTATGGAAAAAGCAAAAGCAAATGGCTTAAAAGCTCTTCCTGAAACTGAAAAAGAGGTTTTAGCTCTTGTTGAAAACCCAAATAATAAATTCAATGATGCAAAAATTGAATTGGGGAAAAAATTATATTTTGAACCAAGAATTTCAAAAAGTAATCTAATCTCTTGTAATACTTGTCATAATTTGGCAACAGGTGGAGTTGATGGAGTTGCTGCAGCAATTGGACACGGTTGGACTGCAAACCCACACCATTTAAATTCACCAACTGTTTATAATGCCGTTTTTGCTGATAGACAATTTTGGGACGGTCGAGACCCAGATTTAGAAAAACAGGCACAAGGTCCTATTCTTGCTGGTCCAGAAATGGCTTCGACTGTTGAAATTGTTGTTGATACAATCAAATCAATGCCAGAGTATGTTGCAGAATTTGAAAGTGCCTTTGGAAGTTCTGAAGTTACATATGAAAAAGCAACAGCGGCAATTGGTGCATTTGAAAGAACTCTTGTTACAAGAACTCGACTTGATGACTACTTGAATGGAGATGCAACAGCATTAACTGGAGAAGAGAAAAAAGGTTTAGAAACTTTTATTGACAAAGGTTGTGTATCTTGTCATAACGGTTATGCTCTTGGTGGAAGTATGCAACCATTCCCAGCGATTGGAAAATTTAAATATGCCGATTTAGGTGATTTTGCTGGAGATACGAACGGAATGGTTAAAACTCCAACTCTACGAAATATTCTTGAAACTGCTCCATATTTCCACAACGGTGCAACTTTTGATATTTCTGAAACTGTAAAAATCATGGCAGAAACTCAACTTGGAACAGAACTTTCTGGCGATGAGGTTTCTAGTATTGTTGCATTCTTCGGAGCTTTAGAGGGTGAAAAAATGGAAGTTACTTATCCAATTCTTCCTGCTTCAACTGCGACAACTCCAAAACCTGATGTTAAATAG
- a CDS encoding ABC-type transport system, involved in lipoprotein release, permease component (PFAM: Predicted permease~TIGRFAM: lipoprotein releasing system, transmembrane protein, LolC/E family) → MRRNRLVLFFVKRYLRFDREQPFISLSAILAFIGIALGVMVLIIAMSIMNGFDKELQRKLSIMNYPLTIISYKSNFVSDEVLQSVKKDLPELIYSPYLVSSIVTKFGQEMNGGFLFGIDFNEEKKINPVVQKSLESAKEESKYSVLIGETLQNKMGIGSGEKLTYIFTEIDPTGLLSTPKIKRFKIISTFTSGLSSYDESYSYTSLPAMQRILGLKNNQYHGIHIFSENPQIDKEKILKVLPDGYKIVGWWEQNGNLFSALEMEKRALFIVLMLIILIASVNIISSLLMTVMNRRSEIALLVSMGATEKEIRRIFLYLGIAIGIGGVFLGIALGFFGNFVLSNFDIISLPADIYGSSKLPLDLGIFDFSSIVLGAFVIVVLSAIYPSYRAGNIDIIKVLKNE, encoded by the coding sequence TTGAGACGAAATAGACTTGTTTTATTTTTTGTGAAAAGATATTTGAGATTTGATCGGGAACAGCCGTTTATTTCTCTTTCGGCAATTCTTGCTTTTATCGGAATTGCACTCGGTGTGATGGTTTTGATAATTGCAATGTCGATTATGAACGGTTTTGACAAAGAGCTACAAAGAAAACTTTCAATCATGAATTATCCGCTAACAATTATTTCGTACAAGTCAAACTTTGTTAGCGATGAGGTCTTGCAAAGTGTCAAAAAAGATTTGCCTGAACTAATTTACAGTCCGTATCTTGTTTCAAGTATTGTTACCAAATTTGGTCAGGAAATGAATGGCGGATTTCTTTTTGGAATCGATTTTAATGAAGAGAAGAAGATAAATCCAGTTGTGCAAAAATCGTTGGAAAGTGCAAAAGAGGAAAGTAAATATTCTGTTTTAATTGGAGAAACTCTACAAAATAAGATGGGAATTGGTTCGGGTGAAAAACTGACATACATTTTTACAGAAATTGATCCAACTGGATTACTTTCAACTCCAAAAATCAAACGATTCAAGATAATTTCGACTTTCACTTCAGGACTCTCATCTTACGACGAAAGTTACAGCTACACATCGCTACCTGCTATGCAAAGAATTTTAGGGCTTAAAAACAATCAATATCACGGAATTCATATTTTTTCCGAAAATCCGCAAATTGACAAAGAGAAAATTTTAAAAGTTCTTCCAGACGGCTATAAAATTGTGGGCTGGTGGGAACAAAATGGAAATCTATTTTCTGCTCTTGAAATGGAAAAACGAGCCTTATTTATAGTTCTAATGCTTATAATTCTTATAGCTTCTGTGAATATTATTAGTTCGTTACTTATGACGGTGATGAATCGGCGAAGCGAAATTGCACTACTTGTTTCAATGGGTGCGACTGAAAAAGAGATACGGCGAATTTTTCTATATTTAGGAATTGCAATTGGAATCGGTGGAGTATTTTTGGGAATTGCACTAGGATTTTTTGGAAACTTTGTTCTTTCAAATTTTGACATTATTTCACTACCTGCGGATATTTACGGTAGTTCAAAATTGCCACTCGATTTAGGTATTTTTGACTTTAGCTCAATTGTTCTTGGAGCATTTGTGATTGTTGTGCTTTCCGCAATTTATCCATCGTATCGAGCGGGAAATATTGACATTATCAAAGTTCTAAAAAATGAATAG